The segment tgaatttaatgAAACCAATAAAGGCTATCAATGATGAACGGAGTGGGTCACATCAGTTATCCAAAGGTGTCGAGGCACACTTGTTGTTGGACGGTTTGTGTGGCTCACTCCAATCACCGTTGATGGACTTTCTTGGTGTCGTTGGATGCTGCCCATCGAGATCTTTCCAACAGTACTAGTGATGTCGTCATCGAAGCTTCGATATATCTtcaaagtctttttattttcttcttctttgttttttctctgtCCCTAGTGATTTGTGaagggaaataaaaaagaaaagtacaaaaaataataataaaaataccctAAAGACATACCAAAACGTTTCGATAACGATACCATTAATTGGTACTGTTAGGAATATCTCGAAAAAACACAATAACATCAAATAAGGTCACCAACAATGACCAAACTTGATACACGAGCCACTCAAAGAAAAGTGAGTCCCGACACCTTTTAGCTTGTGTGACTCACTTTGTTCACCATTAGTGACCATTTTGGTGTTGTTGAACTAGTCTTATTAAGATCTTTCTAATGATATTGATTGTGTTGTCATCAGAGTTTTAATATGTTTCTaaagtctctttcttttttctttccttgttttctctctctctcctctatgATCTCTCTTTATTGCAAATTGTATCAacctattttataatttgagagAGTTGTAGATGACATTTGCAACTCGCAGGTTGCTGACATCATCTACGACTCTCAAAACTATGCtatttctcaaaatattttctttatcgtgttattttattttttttttgttttttattatgctagagtcaaaaaaattattgcattGTATCCTCTCTCACAATTTACTATAAATGACTGCAGtaatgtttttattcattttggtAATAAGagcttttttcttctcaattaaaTCCCTTTATATCTAAATTGATGGCCAATTGCTTGTGATATGTTAAGAAATGTCAAGATTAAAAGATAGGTAAGAATGCAAGTAAAATAGCCTGGCAATATAAAAGTTTGCCGAAAGTTTAGTTTAGTCCATGAActctataatttttatctttccaTCCCCTTTAGTTTTAGAAAATTCAATCGTGGTCgaaaacttcatttttcttattttttggtccttggtttgataaagaaaaaagaaattcatcaGATTTTAgttgaagagaaagaaaaaatttggTTGGTGTCGATTCCAACCATGAAAAAGATTAATTCTGGTGCGACAGATTTCACTGACAATAGAAGTTCCACTAAATTTTTCACTGCGCTCATCTTGCCTGAGATTGTAGATTCATGCTCAGGAAGGCCTtagttttgggtttgatttttgaACCAATGTTTTGCTAATTTGGGCTTATGGAAAGGCTTATTTAGGTCTACTACGTgtgttttttttggtgttttatagtaaaaaatgcttgaaatgagtttttttttttggagtcgAGAGATGAATGGGTTGAGCTTTTAACCACTTGAGGTAGTTGACCACAGAGCTGGAAGTGAGGTGTTGTTTGCCTCTGCAAACAACTTAGCCATTTGATtgcttttgttttaaaaaaaggctGGGTGGATGATCCCACCCAatcaagcaaaaaacaaatttaatggATAGGCACGTGGGCTTGCCCTTgatttttaaatggtttaaCGTTGATCTGTCAGGCCTATACttattaactctttttttaaatgtttttttttaaaaaacttctttaaaattaaatcaatgaaattattattttttaatcatgcaccaataaaattattttttaaaagattaagtctcaataatgtttttttttgcttagctttttttgtaaaaaaataaatgtaattttttccagtttgttttctatagagttatcctTGTCTCACGAACCAGGTTATGAGTTTAACgaattaactcgagttgatttagattttttttcactgctttttaaaattgttttttttcaatatcgtTATTCGACAATGGATTGGTTGAGAACTAACCTTtgtattcttttatttgttttctaagcAGTAAACTCATTCTCATGATCCAGATCACTGGTTTGATGAGTTTACATGGAtttatttgaaatgtttttttagatccttttttatattaatttttttttattttcatcattcaatatttgattgattagaaTTGGacttcctgatttttttttatgaggttatcattaCTTCATAATCCTGATCgtgaattttacaaaataattaagattggCATGattcaatctaatattaatatattatcttttcaatattttaaaaatacaatgtgCAACATGCACTAGATTTTAAGTTAATAgttgagtttttctttctttttaaaatataattagcgAAGGGAATTGTTTTAAATCGTGTCATTCTTACTTCAcaatttgttattaacataatGAACAAAATACTTTTGCAATAAGCTAAATTTGTGTGATAGAGAGTGGTATAAAGGGTAAAATTCATCAtcctaattatataaaaaaagagaagactTGTACTTTCATCTACATTTTCCATAGTTCCTCACATACTTTTTTATGGCTcaatatttatgttcttttctttatatttaatgatattcaaataagatttttaattaggaaacaaaaaatatattaaaaacaaagcaCTGGTCTCCTACGTGCAACTAACAAACATTATTGAATGTTGCCCCCTACCTAtgtacaaataaaaagaaaaagaaaaagaaaaagaaaagggaagaaaagggaagaaaaacaaCTAACAAAACATAATTATGCATATTTTTTGTGCATGTCAACCTTATTATCGCTCAATTGATGCAAAAATGAAGTCATAATTACAAATGGCATGATGTTCACATGAATTTGCAATACTTGTTTAGTAAttaaagtgaaaataataataattaagatttgCATGCCTCATTTGTCGTCACTGAGCCGagattaaggataaaattgtatGATTCAGGAATTTAGGATTCGCATGAAATCACATGTATAGTTTAGCAGACTGAGTTGAAGTTTCCTCTTAAAAATTGGTAACCTCTCCTGTCCTATCTTCGATGGCAGAGGCATGGTTCCAGTTCAGGGGGGAGTGGGGAACAAGGCATGGTCAGGTCAAtcgattttatttaaatatatttttagttttcttgtctTCATCACAACAAcaaggatataaaaaataataatgcaacTCAAATCTTGCATTTCGCCGATGAAATCGAAGACCGGTCCctttaaaattatcatcttaTTATCACATTAACAAGGTCAAGCAACCTGGAGCCAACCAAATTCCACCAACCCCTCAACTGCCCAGATGCTGGTAAGTGCTGCAGTTCAAGAGCTTCATTTTCAAGTAGCTTCAAGTTTCAAAATTGACAATGCCGTCCTCATTTTATAGACTCTTCtatgtttgatattattaaGCACAACAAGTATGGATGTTCTTTCATTAACACGGATGCCCAGTTTTCTAAAACCCGAAATACCTAATTGCACCTCACAATGCAAGCGTTCCCTCGGTCACAGTAGTCATGTAAGGGCGAGCACGAGATTTCCTGGGGAGTTAGCATTGACCCACAAAGTGCTCGATGAAACTCCACTGTCAGATACTTTTGCTTGGAATAATCTTATTCACACTCATTTGAGTAATAGAGACCCGGGTGGTGCATTGTCAATTTATCATCACATGATGATGCGTGGTGCCTGTCCTGATCGCCGCACCCTTCCTCGTGTTTTGACCGCGTCTCGAATTTGTGGTGATCTGTTTCTTGGCAAACAGCTTCATGGGCAGGCTATTAAACTTGGGTTCTTCGACGAACATTATGTTATTACAGCGTTGATTGAAATCTATGGTCGTCTTGATGGCATTGAAGCGGGAAAATGGTTGTTTGATAAATCTCCTAGAAGGAATTCTGTTGCTTGGACTATGATACTTAAGCTGTACCTAATGGAAAATAAGCCTGATTTTGCAATCAATGTGTTTTATCAGATGGTGGAGTTGAATGCGCGGATTGATTCAGTGGTGTTAATAACCGCTGCTGGGGCCTGTGGCTTATTGAAATCAGTGGAACATGGAAGGAGGGTTCATGATGTGGCAAGGAAATTCCGATTGGAGTCTGACATTTTGGTTAGCAATTCGCTCCTGAAAATGCATATTGATTGTGAAAGGATGGAAGATGCAAGGGGATTTTTTAATCAGATGACAACCAAAGATGTTATATCATGGACAGAAATCATACGTGGGTATGTGAAGAAGGGGGAATTTAACGAGGCCCTGAAACTGTTTCGGAAGATGAATATGGATGGAATAAAACCGGACTCGCTTTCGGTTTCTAGTGTTCTTCCAGCTTGTGCAAGAACAGTAGCTCATAAGAACGGGAAAGAGATTCACGGATACTCACTTAGAAATGGAATGGACAGCAATCTTATAGTTCAAAATGCTACCATGGACATGTATGCCAAATCAGGACTAGTTGATTATGCTttgaaagtttttgaaagaatgAAGAAGAGAGATGTTATTTCATGGACTGTGATGATATTAGGCTTTAGCTTACATGGAAAAGGTGAGCTTGGAGTAGAATTTTTCTGCAGGATGGAGAAGGACCAGAGAGTAGAGGCTGATCAATTCACGTATGCAGCTGTTCTACACTGTTGCACTGCAGCCTGCATGGTCGAGGAAGGAAAGTTTTACTTCAATTGTATCAAGGAGCCTAACATTACACACTATGCTTTAATGGTATCTCTTCTTGCTCGTGCTTCCCTTTTTGATGAGGCAAGAGCCTTTATGGAGGAGCATCACATTGAAAGGCGTGCAGAGGTGCTGAGAGCGCTGCTAGATGGGTGCTGGATGCACCATAGACGAAATATAGGTAAGCAAGTCTTTGAGCAGCTTTGTGATTTGGAACCTCTTGATGCTGAAAACTACGTGTTGCTGGCCAACTGGTATTCAGGTAATGGAAAATGGGATCTGGTTGATAAATTGAGAGAAACAATAATGGGCATGGGCTCGAAACCTAAGAAAGCTTATAGTTGGATAGAGTTCCAAAATAAAGTTCACGTGTTTGGAACTGGAGATATCTCCCACCCAAGATCAGAGAGAATATATACAGAGTTGCAAGGCTTGATGAAAAAAGTGAAAGCTAAAGCACAGAGGCCTGGTTCAGGTTTTAGCTTCCATGGCGTGGGTGAAGAGAGGGAGTGCATTCAAATTGGGCACAGCGAAATGTTGGCACTTTCTTTTGGGCTTATCTGCACACAGCCCGGGGCAACCATTCGCATCACCAAAAACCTCCGTATGTGTCGTGGATGCCATGATTCTACAAAGCTCGTTTCTAAGATAGTGGAGCGAGAAATCATATTGAAGGACCCAAATTGTTTCCATCATTTTAAGGATGGATTTTGTTCATGTAGAGATTTTTGGTGATTCAGTTTTCAACATCTTGATTTTTGTATCCAGGTCATCAAACTGCTGAGGTCAGAATTTCTACTTCTAATATTCTCTGtccaatccatttttttttccgaaAGACAGAAGCAGAAACACCAAGTTACTGGCAAAATCAGATTGAAACAGAATGAGACTCCTGTGTCAATTTGCAAACAATCATGTGAATTGATATTGAAATTTAGATTTTTCATCCTGTTAATTTGTTATTTGGGTTTCATCCCACCGAGTTATTCAATGTCCAGTTAGTTCTAACTTAAACCACTGCTTCAAGATTGAAAGAGAGGGGCTGAGATGTGGAACAGCTTCAGGAGAGTAAGGCTAACAGAAAAGACGCTGAAATCTAAATCTCCGCTCAATTTCGCAAGGATGTGATGAGAAAAGGCGTAGAAAATGAAATTGCCTGGGGTAGTAGAGAGGGTTTTACGCTTCCATGTTTGAAGGAGCCATGTCTTCCAGCATTGAATTGAAGCATAACAGTCAATCGAATGGAGGGCCATGAGCCAACTTGTGGAGCTACTGCATTCTCTACTCTGCAGCTGAAGCAGGGCGTTGATCCATCTGTGATCTGACCTAGCAGGGCTTTGAGGAACAATTTCAATGAGGGATTGTACTTTCCTTTGAGCTCTTCTATTCCCGCACATGCATCATTACATTTACGAAATGTCAGACCGCATGGTTTTTAAGAGAGAATGAAAATTTCAGACAAATTGCGAATTACttgtttgaatttaattttagctCTCCAGAAATCGGTTGCTCTAGGTTCTATGTGATGTGTCAAGGCATAATTTTGTTCACATCAGCACCATTTCTTTAGTACAAGATCGTTTATTGTCATGCAGGACTGTACTTGCAGAATGACTCTTGAGAGTTTGCATCTTGTTTCTATTAGCATGCAAAAGGTGCCAAAAGGAAGCCAGGGATCTCCACCATACGGCATATGGAAAGGCAATAGCTAGCTATTTGACCCGTGGTTTATTACATGTCGATAATTCtaaatgtaagtttttttaaaatgtttttcttttaaatattaaatgtaaattaaaaagttgatggatacatctaattaaacaaatcaagaactatttatactaataaataaaaaaataatcattaataataactaaatatgGATCTAGAAAAGTTAAAAAGCAgatatagattaaaatatttgatcttgtaACACGAGTTATTTACCCGATTGTGTTCAATGATTCTATTTATGAAtgtaaatcttttatttaatcaaatgatagtataaatacacacatataaaattaattaaataaaatcaaagcgaaaaaaaaatatatcgtaAGGTTGCACGTATTAGAAATGTcatccaaaataaatattttttatttttaaaaatcaatttaattatataaaacataaaaaaattagaataatctcttaaaaaataaaacacatataaaataattgaaaaaacaaggctaaatacaaaaacaataaataagagAGAAGAGGTAttagtttaaatataaattacaaattatttaaaaaagcacataaaaaacatgatttttattttaaaaaggcaaaattatttaaaaaaaacaaaaaaaatagagccTGACTCAATTAGAAAGGATCCATGTAGGggctctatttaaaaaaaaaacatgcaattggGGTGAATGACATGTCGACCGACCTaaaagttttggaaaaaaattcaagacaacaCGTTGCTTGTTGAGACAGACGACGTCTTGTCTTGTTTTCCCTAGATTTCAGTCACTATGGTAGTTGGAAAAACAtggtctatgttttttttatccaaaaacacATTATTCAACCTATTTTGACTCCAAAATACATAGAAAAGAACCTAAATAACTTGACAAACCTCATAGATAgccttaaaaaaccaaaaagacaatacaaaaatccaaaataaaaaatcttcttaTACTTAGATATTGTTTTTAGGCAATTTcaaggtgaaaaaaaatatttaagtgaaACTCTCCTCATTAAATGAAACTATTTGATGTCAAGATCAATTATTTTAGTGGTTTTAATTGATATCAATGTTAATTTTCTCTCTGTACCATTAAAATCCAACGATCTTTCTATCCTCTCTTAAACAAGggactaaaaaaacaaaaatgaacttttatatcaaaattaaattgcaaaatTATTGAGGAACcaaataagtataatttttaaattttgaggaCTAAAATAAACCTTTTGTAATACTTTGAAACCATCATTTATTTGttgtgctttttttattttgattcctcgttttttaattttatccttagtCAATAAATTTGATTCAATATTGTCCTTTAATTTTCCTGAGAAAGATACAAtcactaggaaaaaaaaacgttaCATAGTGTTTTAGCCATACTCTCAGAGTTTTGTATAATAAGAAGTTGCCGAAGACGGGACAAAGGTATCCTATCTCATCTTATAACTAAAATTACGTCAGATGTAGATTCAAATATAATGTATATGATAACTATTATATAACATGCTCTCATTAAATCCTAAGCACCCCTAAACTACTAAATTAGTATTCTATTAATCAAACACATCAGATATAATtcaggtttttgtttttagcattttagattgttttaatatattgatatcaaaaataaattaaaaaaatattattttaatatattttaaaataaaaaataataaccaacCTTATACTGACTTCATACATGTTTTAGAAcccaaaatagaaataaaatcaattctgaacttcataaaagaaaaaggagcaaGCTTTATCACAAAACCCAAAATAGAAAGTAAGTGCACTACCTACCatatataaatgaaaacaacagttagtatcatcatcattgtcatcTTCATTATATTTCCATAAAtaagagaaacaaaattattaatatggCTATAAGAAGTGAAAAtcctgaaaaagaaaagaaaagcgaAGCTAAGCAAACCTTGATAGTCATCTTAATTTCTCGGAGACAATCCAACATCGTTTAAAAGATTCATCAAATGGCTCGTAAAATATCTGAGAACATCAGTCAAGAAACCCCAAACTATatcagattattattattactagaCATAATCATTGGATTAAATagatgaaagtaaaagaaaaaaaaagaatatttttacttaaaGAAAGGGTACCAAGTACCAACCATATGATCGGAATTAGCATGAATTTGAAAGACCAAGCAAGCAATCAGCAGAAGCTGAGGAATTAGCTTCCACCCCCTTTCCATTTCCATGGAACCTTATCGCTGCCTATGTCTCACTCTCACCTTGGACTCACCAGAAACAAAAAACGGCAACTTACCGATGACCAGGGGCGGTTGTCATTTTAAACATTTTACTGGGACTCGGCCCCTTGTCTATCTTTTCTCgtatgagaaaaaagaaaaaaaagagttgattgTAACATAGGACACATAGTTTAGTAAAACTAATTAACTAGtccttgtaattttaaaaattatatatagttaGCTCTCTCTCCTTTGTTAATCTACTTATCTTAGTTTTTCTTCTGtcaattttatgttgtttttcaacttattttttttatttttaagaaaaaaaaaagtaaaagataaaaactttaacatagaaaaatttgattaaaaaaagaaggcatttttttttttaaagaaaccgctaaattgaattttttttagttagaaTTTTTCTAATCTAGTATAAGATCACTTGgacattaagttttttttccctaatgAGAAGTGTACAGgagattttttctaaaatcctTGTGatctaagatatatatatatatatatatatatatatatatatatatatatatatatatatatattatgataaaTTCAAGAGACTCagattttgatttgaaattgtATACTACGGAAGCCTTAatttctatccttttttttttttttacatctgtGCAAGGGATGCAAAGCAAGGAAACACCCAAGGCCTCGAAACAGGGACAACGTTCTTGGAAGATGATGCTGCCAGCGCTCATATCCAGCAGCTCGCCAAGCTCCGTAATAAGGAAACAATCAAGTAACTAGCTGGATTATTTTGAACCAATAACAAAATGGACAGAGTGAATAATTGGTGCACATAGTAAGGGGTTTTCTACTAAAGGTGCTGACGAAGATTCTGGATTTTTTTGCTAAAGATGATAATGAAGACATCTGCTATTTGATCCACCGTTGTTGAGATATGTTGGagtttaatatcattgttaCATTCTTTCTCAAGAATAAAATGATTGTCAATCTCTACATGTTTCATTCTTGCATGGAACACCGAATTTGAAGCGAGTGTAATTGTTCTAATGCTATCGCACCTTATAGTCGATATGTTTCTTGGAAGCTCCAAGAACCCAGGTTTTGTCCCAGAAAACCCCATAGCAGCTTGTAGACCTCATGTCATTTGGATTGCTTGACCAGTCCGAATCACAGTAGGTATGTAACTGAAGAGGAGATGGTGTGTAGAGCAAACCAGAAACCTTAGTGCCCTTTAAGTAGCGAAGGACTCGTTTCATAGCTTGCCAATGTGGAGTTCTTGGTGGGTGCATATATTGACATAGCCGGTTAACAGCATAAGAAATATCCGAGTGTGTAATTGTAAAATATTGGAGTGCCCTAAAGATTTGGTGAAGTTTTAGTATCATCAATGAAGCCACCTAAATTATGTCCTCGAAGAAGATTAAGGAACTGCATTTTCCGTGCTAAATAGTTGTGGGAACCTTCTAGCGTAACAGAGATAGTGGTGGTAGATAGTGGAAGGATAGGATCAGGGATGGAGGTGTTGTTAGTGCTGGCCATTTGGATTATGTGAAAGCTTTAGAAAGGATGGTTTGAAAAGCATTAGTTTATAGAATGTgtgactctgataccatgtaaaacttcaaaaaacagaaacaacatAGAGATAAAGGCAAGAGATATCTTTGAATCGGTTGACATACTTAGCCGTGTAGTTTTTCGTTGTATTTATAAATGTACAATTAAACTGTCAAGAGTATAATAAGGAAACAAACATGAGGAAAATAAGAACACAATCAAGTAACTAGATGGATTATCTTGAACCAGTAACAAAATGGATGGAGTGAATAATTGGTGCATGTGCTACTGGATTTTCtgatgaaagtgttgatgaaGATTCTGGATTTTCTGCTGAAGATGCTGATGAAGATTATGATAttctaacaaaatatataatcagCTATCTAACACTCCAAAACAATACCGAAGTTCCTCCTTCCCCTTATCTACATCCAAGATTAAATCTGTTTCAGTTTCAGAAAACATAcattattctaaatattaatcAAGAACCATTcgagaaagaaatgaaattgtttCATGAAAAGGGGTCCTTCAAAATGCCCTTGAGATAGATATATGTCCCCATAAAAATACAGTACTGTCACCAGCTGTTGTCAGATTCACTTTGATAGACCCACAAACTGGACGcggaagaaaaagagaagaaaaacagtgcggtgaaaaggaagaaaagacgAGACTTGTACCGTGATCAATGCAAATGGCATGCATCCACATATCAGAATTTTTTTCTGTTGATAAAGAATATCAGAAAGTTCAGACATCAGATCTGGTTCATAGAAGTCTAATACATCTttattcaaagaagagagattgTACACTGCCAGTGACCCTGGGTTCTCTTTCTCTCCTCAATTTACAATCTGAGGGCTCAAAACACCAAGCCTATAATGTATATATCACATCATTATTCTTGGGAAATTGAGCATATTCTGTTGACAATCGGATTCTCCCAACAAAATACTTGAGAACCTAGCCCATTAAACATAGTTCCACTTCATTTTAtagtttctattttctatttgacATTTTTATTGAATTCCAGCTAACGTACATATCCTTTGTTTGTGCTGAAAGAGCAACTAATTGAGCAGCAATacgggaaaaaagaagaagaagaagagaaaatggcTCTTAAAACATCAAGTTAAACATCAGTAGTACTTATGAATATGATCATTCATTTTCCATTAATCACGTCTCATAAGCATCTCTTGATTCCTCTTGAATGATTCCAGCTTCTGCAAACGCATCTGCTTGTGAAACCTCATAATGAACAAGTCTGCAACATGATCAATCTCATCTTCCAAGCTGAAATCTTCTCCATCTTCCTTGGAATTCTTCACCAAATCAATGATAGAACCACCTGGATCTTCAAAGTCATCTTCATCGAATAGCGAGTGCGTGAGATCCGGGTACTTATCATCATCATAGCAGTAATAATGATTGTTAGCTTGATCATCACCAGTGCCTGCCATTTGTGAACAACTCGAAAGTGACTCATTGGCCATCGCATTGCAGTAGAGAACTATGGCCCTGCTTTGCTCCTCATTGTCGT is part of the Populus nigra chromosome 8, ddPopNigr1.1, whole genome shotgun sequence genome and harbors:
- the LOC133701216 gene encoding pentatricopeptide repeat-containing protein At2g01510, mitochondrial-like, with protein sequence MDVLSLTRMPSFLKPEIPNCTSQCKRSLGHSSHVRASTRFPGELALTHKVLDETPLSDTFAWNNLIHTHLSNRDPGGALSIYHHMMMRGACPDRRTLPRVLTASRICGDLFLGKQLHGQAIKLGFFDEHYVITALIEIYGRLDGIEAGKWLFDKSPRRNSVAWTMILKLYLMENKPDFAINVFYQMVELNARIDSVVLITAAGACGLLKSVEHGRRVHDVARKFRLESDILVSNSLLKMHIDCERMEDARGFFNQMTTKDVISWTEIIRGYVKKGEFNEALKLFRKMNMDGIKPDSLSVSSVLPACARTVAHKNGKEIHGYSLRNGMDSNLIVQNATMDMYAKSGLVDYALKVFERMKKRDVISWTVMILGFSLHGKGELGVEFFCRMEKDQRVEADQFTYAAVLHCCTAACMVEEGKFYFNCIKEPNITHYALMVSLLARASLFDEARAFMEEHHIERRAEVLRALLDGCWMHHRRNIGKQVFEQLCDLEPLDAENYVLLANWYSGNGKWDLVDKLRETIMGMGSKPKKAYSWIEFQNKVHVFGTGDISHPRSERIYTELQGLMKKVKAKAQRPGSGFSFHGVGEERECIQIGHSEMLALSFGLICTQPGATIRITKNLRMCRGCHDSTKLVSKIVEREIILKDPNCFHHFKDGFCSCRDFW
- the LOC133702196 gene encoding uncharacterized protein LOC133702196, translated to MKNKASVFLKKIMSLLSSVTKAKSLAIKSKTSALKTRAIMLSLMRSKRVLVGSISNKIHRILNQPEKDSEDDDNEEQSRAIVLYCNAMANESLSSCSQMAGTGDDQANNHYYCYDDDKYPDLTHSLFDEDDFEDPGGSIIDLVKNSKEDGEDFSLEDEIDHVADLFIMRFHKQMRLQKLESFKRNQEMLMRRD